AAGTTCATCATAACGGGTGAAGTCCTTGGACAGCGGCCAATGTCTCAGCGAAGGGATACTATCAACATAATAGACAGAGAAAGTGGATTGAAAGGATTGGTTTTGAGACCCTTGAGCGCAAGATATTTTCCTGAAACGATTGCCGAAAAAGAAGGATGGATCGACAGGGACAAGCTTCCGGCAATCACTGGACGGTCAAGAAAGAAACAGATGGCGCTGGCGGAAGAATATGGAATTAACGATTATCCTTGCCCTGCAGGTGGCTGCCTTTTGACTGATGCTTCATTTGCAAGACGCTTGAAAGACCTTTTTGATAATCAAAGGGAAGTGTCTATGGGAGATATAAATCTATTGAAAGTAGGCCGCCATCTTCGTATTGATAAAGAAACAAAACTGGTTATTGGAAGAAATGAGGCTGAAAATAATGGATTAAAGAATATGCTAAAAGACGAAGATATCTGCTTTGAGCCTGTCAATGTACAAGGTCCTTCGGCTATATTGCGAACAAATTCCTCTCAAAAGAATATCGAACTCGCCGCGCGATTGATTGCTTATTATTGCAAGGGAAACGGGGACGGAATAACTTTATCTGCGAAAAAGCACTCGGAGGATAAAGAAACATTCCTACAAACAAAACCTGCCGATTCGGAAGAGATAGATAAATATATTTTAAGATAAAAAAAGCGGGCGATGGGAGTCGAACCCACGACGTCAAGCTTGGGAAGCTTGCATTCTACCGCTGAATTACGCCCGCATCAACTTAATATTTATATAGCGTGATTGTTTTTCCTTGTCAATCAAAAGGAGTTGAAAATGAATGATGCTATTTTTCTGTCTTAACGCTTTTTTCCCCATAAATGAGATTGAACACTATGGGTATGAAAAGCATAGTAAAAATAGTGGATGCAAATATACCAAAGATTATTGACCAAGCTAATCCACTGAATATTGGATCAAGTGTTATAACAACATTCCCAAGAAGTGAAGTTCCTGCAGTAAGAAGAATGGGACGAAATCTTACAGCACCTGATTCCAAAAGAGCAATACGAAGTTCTTTGCCTTCCTTAATACTGTTTCTAATGAAATCTATTAGAATGATCGCATTTCTTACCACAATTCCGGAAAGGGCAATCATTCCTATCATAGCGGTAGCAGAGAAAAATACTGGATTATCATATCC
This portion of the Candidatus Schekmanbacteria bacterium genome encodes:
- a CDS encoding DUF814 domain-containing protein; amino-acid sequence: MKSEKIKALALLSGGLDSTLAVKVVQEQGIEVYAINFISPFCRCTSKKRGCISEAKRVCDEFGVKLKTVYVGKEYIEVIRNPKFGYGKNMNPCIDCRIFMHKIAGEYMKEIGAKFIITGEVLGQRPMSQRRDTINIIDRESGLKGLVLRPLSARYFPETIAEKEGWIDRDKLPAITGRSRKKQMALAEEYGINDYPCPAGGCLLTDASFARRLKDLFDNQREVSMGDINLLKVGRHLRIDKETKLVIGRNEAENNGLKNMLKDEDICFEPVNVQGPSAILRTNSSQKNIELAARLIAYYCKGNGDGITLSAKKHSEDKETFLQTKPADSEEIDKYILR
- a CDS encoding efflux RND transporter permease subunit; this encodes VGISPVNIILKLILSVKKEKPPKNIKVVWNGEGEWKITLDVFRDLGIGFAGALAGIYLLLVIETSSFIMPLIIMISIPFTLIGILPGFFILNLIANKPVSGYDNPVFFSATAMIGMIALSGIVVRNAIILIDFIRNSIKEGKELRIALLESGAVRFRPILLTAGTSLLGNVVITLDPIFSGLAWSIIFGIFASTIFTMLFIPIVFNLIYGEKSVKTEK